One Luteibacter sp. 9135 DNA segment encodes these proteins:
- a CDS encoding MATE family efflux transporter — protein sequence MTSPRGTLTEGPIVSTLLRFSLPILGANVLQSLNASVNAVWIGHFLGEAAFAATSNANLILFFLLGVVFGVGMATTIMVGQTLGANDVPEARRVVGTGLGFFVVMSLLVALGGFVATPVMLAAMGTPHDALPYATAYLRIIFVALPAMYLYTFLMMTLRGAGDSRTPFAFMLLSVVLDVALNPLFIFGLGPVPAMGIAGSAVATLIAQVVSLLALVGWLYRRRHFLCIGRHELHLLLPRPVLLKQLLLKGLPMGAQMIVISSSAIIMMSLVNRHGSQTTAAYGAAAQLWTYIQMPALAIGSAVSSMVAQNVGARRWDRVAGIGRAGILTNFLLTGTLVLVIYLFNRAALALFLGEDSSAIGIAQHLNHIVVWSFLLFGVTFVMFGVVRATGAVMLPLVVLVIAMWVVRYPFAALLEPYWGADAIWWSFPVGSLVSLGITAVYYRRGSWKNVGMLPVGDASV from the coding sequence GTGACCTCGCCGCGTGGCACGCTGACCGAAGGCCCGATCGTCAGCACGCTGTTGCGTTTCTCGCTGCCCATCCTGGGCGCCAACGTGCTGCAGTCGCTCAATGCGTCGGTGAACGCGGTCTGGATCGGCCACTTCCTCGGCGAGGCCGCGTTCGCTGCGACGTCCAATGCCAACCTGATCCTGTTCTTCCTGCTGGGCGTGGTCTTCGGCGTGGGCATGGCCACCACGATCATGGTCGGCCAGACGCTGGGGGCGAACGACGTGCCCGAGGCGCGGCGCGTGGTGGGCACGGGGCTCGGTTTCTTCGTCGTGATGTCGCTGCTGGTCGCGCTGGGCGGCTTCGTCGCCACGCCGGTCATGCTCGCCGCCATGGGCACGCCGCACGACGCGCTGCCCTATGCCACGGCGTACCTGCGCATCATCTTCGTCGCCCTGCCGGCGATGTACCTGTACACGTTCCTCATGATGACGCTGCGTGGCGCGGGCGATTCGCGCACGCCCTTCGCCTTCATGCTGTTGTCCGTGGTGCTCGACGTCGCGCTCAATCCGCTCTTCATCTTCGGCCTGGGCCCGGTACCCGCCATGGGTATCGCGGGCTCGGCGGTGGCTACGCTGATCGCGCAAGTGGTCTCGCTGCTGGCGCTGGTCGGCTGGCTGTATCGGCGACGCCATTTCCTGTGCATCGGCCGCCATGAGCTGCACCTGTTGCTGCCCCGGCCCGTGCTGCTCAAGCAGCTGCTGCTCAAGGGCCTGCCGATGGGCGCGCAGATGATCGTCATCTCCTCGTCGGCCATCATCATGATGTCGCTGGTCAACCGGCACGGTTCGCAGACCACGGCGGCCTACGGCGCCGCCGCGCAGTTGTGGACCTATATCCAGATGCCTGCGCTGGCGATCGGCTCGGCGGTGTCGTCGATGGTGGCGCAGAACGTGGGGGCGCGGCGCTGGGATCGCGTCGCCGGCATCGGCCGCGCGGGCATCCTTACCAATTTCCTGCTCACCGGCACGCTGGTGCTGGTGATCTACCTGTTCAACCGGGCGGCGCTGGCGCTGTTCCTGGGCGAAGACAGTTCCGCCATCGGCATCGCACAGCATCTCAACCACATCGTGGTCTGGTCGTTCCTGCTGTTCGGCGTCACCTTCGTGATGTTCGGCGTGGTGCGCGCCACCGGCGCGGTGATGCTGCCGCTGGTGGTGCTGGTCATCGCGATGTGGGTGGTGCGCTATCCGTTCGCCGCGCTCCTCGAACCGTACTGGGGAGCCGACGCCATCTGGTGGAGCTTCCCCGTGGGTTCGCTGGTGTCGCTCGGCATCACGGCGGTGTATTACCGCCGAGGTAGCTGGAAGAATGTGGGGATGTTGCCTGTGGGGGATGCGTCGGTCTGA